From Butyricimonas paravirosa, one genomic window encodes:
- a CDS encoding class I SAM-dependent methyltransferase: MEKKGFINKFFQNAGKPEGFLGRMILRGMNKGHAPLSRWARSCLVRQPERNTLDIGCGGGANLSEILKLCPQGKVHGIDISQESVAFARKKNMKHLGTRCFVDQGSADRLPYADNSFDVVTAFETIYFWGDLHRAFIEVKRVLKDNGFFLICCEASDPTNETWTSRIEGMVVHPSSELKYILAQSGFTNITLHRKNKEDLCIVAQKQSSNN, from the coding sequence ATGGAGAAGAAAGGATTTATCAACAAGTTTTTCCAAAACGCTGGAAAACCGGAAGGATTTCTCGGCAGAATGATATTAAGAGGTATGAACAAGGGACACGCCCCTCTGTCACGCTGGGCCAGATCCTGCCTAGTACGGCAACCGGAGCGGAACACTCTCGACATCGGCTGTGGCGGTGGGGCCAACTTATCGGAAATACTGAAACTATGCCCGCAAGGGAAAGTTCACGGCATCGACATCTCACAGGAAAGCGTGGCATTTGCCCGAAAGAAAAACATGAAACACCTTGGCACACGTTGTTTCGTGGATCAAGGGAGTGCCGACCGGCTCCCGTATGCAGACAATTCATTCGACGTTGTTACCGCTTTCGAAACAATCTACTTCTGGGGTGATCTTCACCGGGCATTTATTGAAGTGAAACGAGTGCTGAAAGACAACGGATTCTTTCTAATCTGTTGTGAGGCAAGTGACCCAACAAACGAAACCTGGACAAGCCGCATAGAAGGAATGGTAGTGCATCCAAGCAGCGAACTAAAATACATCCTTGCCCAATCCGGCTTTACCAATATCACCCTACACCGGAAGAACAAAGAAGATTTATGTATCGTGGCACAAAAGCAAAGTTCAAACAATTAA
- a CDS encoding ABC transporter ATP-binding protein — protein MLNTIKKRFALSTQGAKDFCKGTFFTVLLDIALMLPAVFVFLFLEDYLCPVFTPSASETHGILYYSLLGLAFMIVMYIIAVLQYRSTYTTVYDESANRRISLAEKLRKLPLSFFGEKNLSDLTATIMDDCTDLEHTFSHAVPQLFASLISLLLIAIGMAFYNWQLTLSLFWVVPLAMAIILFSKKAILKSNETNYLKKRAVTEHIQEGLDTIQEIKSYNQECDYLKKLDVRIDTYEKMLTRNELTLGILVNGSQSILKLGLASVIIVGANMLANGSVDLFTYLIFMVIGSRIYNPLNEVMNNLAALFYLDVRINRMNEMESLPIQQGNTNFKPENFNIEFQEVDFSYEQGKPILNKVSFTARQGEKTALVGPSGSGKSTAAKLAARFWDIQSGKITLGGQDISRIDPETLLKNYSVVFQDVVLFNASIMDNIRIGKRDASDEEVLRVARLAQCDEFVSKMPQGYQTIIGENGETLSGGERQRISIARALLKDAPIVLLDEATASLDVENETKIQAGISELVRDKTVLIIAHRMRTVANADKIIVLKDGQVVESGSAEYLKKQKGIFAKMIERQITSIN, from the coding sequence ATGCTTAACACGATAAAAAAACGTTTCGCCCTTTCAACACAAGGAGCGAAAGACTTCTGTAAAGGAACATTTTTCACCGTCCTGCTTGACATCGCACTGATGCTGCCGGCCGTTTTCGTATTCCTGTTTCTCGAAGACTATCTTTGCCCGGTATTTACCCCATCAGCATCCGAGACACACGGTATTCTCTATTATAGCCTACTAGGGCTTGCCTTCATGATCGTCATGTACATCATCGCCGTTTTACAGTATCGTTCCACCTACACCACGGTGTACGACGAAAGTGCCAACCGACGGATCTCACTGGCTGAAAAACTGCGTAAACTACCCTTGTCATTCTTCGGGGAGAAAAACCTTTCCGACTTGACCGCCACGATCATGGACGACTGCACGGATTTGGAACACACGTTCTCTCATGCCGTTCCCCAACTATTTGCCTCTCTCATCAGCCTGTTACTGATCGCTATCGGAATGGCCTTCTACAACTGGCAATTAACCCTCTCCCTATTCTGGGTAGTCCCGCTGGCTATGGCTATTATTCTCTTCTCGAAAAAAGCAATCCTCAAAAGTAACGAAACCAATTATCTGAAAAAACGGGCCGTAACCGAACATATACAGGAAGGACTGGACACGATTCAAGAGATTAAGTCCTACAATCAAGAGTGTGATTACTTGAAAAAACTGGACGTAAGAATCGACACCTATGAAAAGATGCTGACTCGCAATGAATTGACCCTCGGCATCCTAGTAAACGGTTCCCAAAGCATCTTGAAACTCGGACTGGCAAGCGTGATAATCGTGGGAGCCAACATGCTGGCAAACGGCAGTGTAGACCTGTTCACCTACTTGATATTCATGGTGATCGGTTCACGGATTTACAACCCGTTAAATGAAGTCATGAACAATCTCGCTGCCTTGTTCTATCTGGATGTCCGTATCAACCGGATGAATGAAATGGAATCACTCCCGATCCAACAAGGAAACACGAACTTTAAACCTGAAAATTTCAATATAGAATTCCAAGAAGTTGACTTCTCGTATGAACAAGGGAAACCCATACTAAATAAAGTTTCTTTCACGGCAAGACAAGGAGAAAAGACCGCCTTGGTTGGCCCATCCGGTAGCGGCAAAAGCACCGCAGCCAAACTGGCTGCCCGCTTCTGGGATATACAATCGGGAAAAATAACCCTCGGCGGACAGGACATCAGTCGTATCGATCCGGAAACCTTGCTGAAAAATTACTCTGTCGTATTCCAAGACGTGGTTCTTTTCAACGCCTCCATCATGGACAACATCCGTATTGGAAAACGGGATGCTAGTGACGAGGAAGTACTACGCGTCGCACGGCTTGCCCAATGTGATGAATTCGTCAGCAAAATGCCCCAAGGCTACCAGACCATTATCGGGGAAAACGGGGAAACCCTGTCCGGTGGAGAACGCCAGCGTATCTCTATCGCCCGCGCCCTGCTGAAAGACGCCCCGATCGTCCTGCTTGACGAGGCAACCGCCTCCCTCGACGTGGAAAATGAAACCAAAATTCAAGCCGGAATATCCGAACTCGTTCGGGACAAAACGGTACTGATCATCGCCCACCGGATGCGTACCGTGGCTAATGCCGACAAAATAATCGTGCTGAAAGATGGTCAGGTAGTGGAAAGCGGATCAGCAGAATACTTGAAAAAACAAAAAGGAATATTCGCGAAGATGATTGAAAGACAGATTACGAGCATAAATTAA
- a CDS encoding ComEA family DNA-binding protein: MFIRKSEKKGIITLGILTMALFVLPRTIHKSEYPVFLIPYSRLSDTTQTVSPKPLVIELNSADSTALVSIRGIGPYYANKILRYREQLGGFHATRQLKEIKFQYLNIDSLLPHFSVNPALIRKKELDTMSFKSVLHHPYLVYEDVQLIFNAKRKFGKIDYSTLESQNILPLFKLKKIKPYFK; this comes from the coding sequence ATGTTTATCAGAAAATCGGAGAAAAAAGGAATTATAACATTGGGCATTCTTACCATGGCATTATTCGTGCTACCACGAACCATTCACAAGAGTGAATACCCGGTCTTCTTGATTCCCTATTCCCGACTTTCTGATACGACACAAACCGTCTCCCCAAAACCTCTTGTAATCGAACTCAATTCCGCCGACAGCACGGCATTGGTCAGTATCCGGGGCATTGGCCCGTACTACGCCAACAAAATCCTGCGTTACCGGGAACAACTGGGCGGTTTTCACGCCACCCGTCAACTCAAAGAAATTAAATTTCAATACCTGAACATAGATTCATTACTTCCCCATTTCTCCGTGAATCCCGCGCTGATCCGAAAAAAGGAACTGGACACCATGAGTTTTAAAAGCGTTTTACATCACCCCTATCTAGTGTACGAAGATGTTCAACTCATCTTCAACGCCAAACGAAAATTCGGTAAGATTGACTATTCTACCTTGGAATCCCAAAATATTTTACCATTATTTAAACTCAAAAAAATAAAACCTTACTTCAAATAA
- a CDS encoding PepSY-like domain-containing protein, translating to MKKFVLLLMICVLGIHVFAGDIDEAQVPKVVKECVKQAYPEVKKIKWDFEEDENVYEAEFEINDLEYKLEITPEGKIVYSKEDLTIESIPDVIKEYLKKNYEGYKIMGANKITKKGIVKYDVGIVGKNSYGHKRHHNIYFDAKGNVVKQ from the coding sequence ATGAAAAAATTCGTCTTATTATTGATGATTTGTGTTTTGGGGATTCATGTGTTTGCCGGAGATATTGATGAGGCACAAGTGCCTAAGGTAGTAAAGGAATGTGTGAAACAGGCGTACCCGGAAGTGAAGAAGATCAAGTGGGATTTTGAGGAAGATGAGAATGTCTACGAGGCGGAGTTTGAAATCAATGATTTAGAATATAAGTTGGAGATTACCCCGGAAGGAAAGATCGTTTATTCAAAAGAGGACTTGACGATCGAGTCTATTCCCGACGTGATCAAGGAGTATTTGAAGAAGAATTATGAGGGTTACAAGATCATGGGTGCCAACAAGATCACGAAAAAAGGCATCGTAAAATATGATGTCGGTATTGTAGGGAAAAATTCATACGGGCATAAACGTCACCATAATATTTATTTTGACGCGAAGGGGAACGTGGTGAAACAGTAA
- a CDS encoding AsmA family protein, with translation MKKVFITLAIIIVLIIVTLMVIPVFFKSDILRLIEEKSSKYIQAELAIGDVHLSMFKNFPNLSVSLDNVVISKEETNTRDTLINIPLFEASVNLRSLISGKEIIINNILLKDCDFMPKVNAEGKANWDIMVPSDTTEVKTEETPVETTEESGSETAIAFNNIEVRNLMLNYQDEQAQTFARVDAVNMALQGNFSETNTILNVLLELKNIYLRQGKSVWVNNTDFNWQAEIGANLKELQFDIKKNDMSLNDLKLDLTGNIDIDDDKYTMDLNLNAPDTKFESLLALIPKDFQKEIEGVKTSGEFQLSLSAKGEYYENHLPAFDLRFNILNANLKYPDLPESVEKINLKLAVTNPGGTVAQTKADLSTLTFTVANNPFSMNLLVVNPDDPTLKGGMKGVINFESLKKALPLKDITLNGILTTDLSFDGKYQYIEKEQYEKFTANGKIALQNVLFKNADFPAGISVPSGEVTITPARLNLKDLKVKINSSDFALAGYLANYLPYVFKDQTLKGNFTLNSNKIDLNEFMANMTTSETDTTQAATTQSSAPAEETSSVLAIPKNIELAFGTNIKEILFDSLVINSVKGNIETSGGIATLKNLSMDMLNGNLIMNGAYNTANPAKPSVDLNLRVTDIDIHSAYNAFSFIKQSLPIAMNCNGKISATMKFSSDLDKEMSPIMTTANGSGSLSTKGFVLNDNPAMTQLASLLKNDELSRLSISNLKIDFKIEQGNIIVEPFTTNIAGNPTTFSGSQTVDGKMDYTMSMNIARKYFGKDIDNVLKAIPGANNIQSLDVDVKLGGTLDKPTITPDLSKALKKIEKEAGKELKNNLLKGLDKLFK, from the coding sequence ATGAAAAAAGTATTTATAACACTAGCAATTATTATCGTGCTAATTATTGTCACACTGATGGTTATACCCGTCTTTTTCAAAAGTGACATCCTACGATTAATCGAGGAGAAATCCTCAAAATACATCCAGGCCGAACTGGCTATCGGGGACGTACATCTGAGCATGTTCAAAAACTTCCCGAACCTAAGCGTATCCTTGGATAATGTGGTCATTTCCAAGGAAGAAACGAACACACGGGACACTTTAATCAATATTCCTCTTTTCGAGGCATCCGTAAATTTACGTTCCTTAATTTCCGGTAAAGAAATCATAATCAATAACATTTTATTAAAAGATTGTGATTTTATGCCCAAAGTCAATGCCGAAGGAAAAGCCAACTGGGACATCATGGTTCCTTCCGACACGACAGAGGTGAAAACAGAAGAAACTCCCGTGGAAACCACGGAAGAGTCCGGTTCGGAAACTGCCATCGCTTTCAACAACATCGAAGTGCGTAATCTGATGTTAAACTACCAGGACGAACAAGCACAGACATTTGCCCGGGTTGATGCCGTGAACATGGCCTTACAAGGAAATTTTTCCGAGACCAACACCATACTAAACGTGTTATTGGAACTCAAAAACATATATTTGCGTCAAGGTAAGAGTGTGTGGGTAAACAACACTGATTTCAACTGGCAAGCCGAAATCGGTGCCAACTTGAAAGAGCTCCAATTCGATATCAAGAAAAATGATATGTCATTGAATGACTTGAAACTGGATTTAACCGGAAACATTGATATTGATGACGACAAATACACGATGGACTTGAATCTGAACGCACCCGACACGAAATTCGAAAGCCTGTTAGCGCTAATTCCCAAAGATTTCCAGAAAGAAATCGAAGGGGTCAAAACTTCCGGAGAATTCCAACTCAGCCTATCCGCAAAAGGGGAATATTACGAGAATCATCTTCCCGCTTTTGACTTGCGTTTCAACATTCTGAACGCAAATCTGAAGTACCCGGACCTTCCCGAATCGGTTGAAAAAATCAATCTGAAACTGGCAGTAACCAACCCCGGTGGAACCGTCGCGCAAACCAAGGCAGATTTAAGTACTTTGACCTTCACGGTTGCCAACAACCCGTTCAGCATGAACCTGCTTGTGGTCAATCCGGACGACCCGACATTAAAGGGCGGCATGAAAGGCGTTATCAACTTCGAGAGTTTGAAAAAAGCCTTGCCGTTAAAAGACATCACGTTAAACGGTATCTTAACAACCGATCTTTCCTTTGACGGGAAGTACCAATATATAGAGAAAGAACAATACGAAAAGTTCACGGCAAACGGTAAGATTGCCCTGCAAAACGTGCTGTTCAAGAACGCGGACTTCCCTGCCGGAATTTCTGTTCCCTCCGGAGAGGTAACCATCACACCCGCCCGGCTGAACTTGAAAGACTTGAAAGTAAAAATCAACTCTTCAGACTTCGCCCTAGCCGGCTATCTAGCCAACTACCTGCCTTACGTGTTCAAGGATCAGACCTTAAAAGGTAACTTCACCTTGAATTCCAACAAAATCGACTTGAATGAATTCATGGCAAACATGACGACCTCAGAGACCGACACGACACAGGCTGCAACAACACAAAGTTCGGCCCCGGCAGAAGAAACATCAAGTGTACTGGCTATTCCGAAAAACATAGAACTGGCCTTCGGCACAAACATCAAAGAAATTTTATTCGATAGCCTCGTGATAAACTCCGTCAAAGGAAACATCGAAACATCCGGTGGTATCGCCACGCTAAAGAATCTGAGCATGGATATGCTGAACGGGAACCTGATCATGAACGGGGCCTACAACACGGCAAACCCGGCCAAGCCTTCCGTGGACTTGAATTTACGGGTTACCGACATTGACATTCACTCGGCATACAACGCCTTCTCTTTCATCAAACAAAGCCTGCCGATTGCCATGAACTGCAATGGTAAAATATCCGCTACCATGAAATTCAGCTCGGATCTGGACAAAGAAATGAGCCCGATCATGACAACGGCCAATGGTAGCGGTAGCCTCTCAACCAAGGGATTTGTCCTGAATGATAATCCGGCCATGACCCAACTAGCCAGCCTATTGAAAAATGACGAGTTAAGCCGTTTAAGTATTTCCAACTTGAAAATAGACTTCAAGATTGAACAAGGAAATATTATTGTGGAACCGTTTACCACGAATATCGCGGGTAACCCGACCACCTTCTCCGGCAGCCAAACCGTTGATGGCAAAATGGATTACACGATGTCCATGAACATTGCCCGAAAATACTTCGGGAAAGACATTGACAACGTGTTGAAAGCCATCCCCGGAGCCAACAACATTCAATCACTGGACGTTGATGTCAAACTTGGTGGTACTCTGGATAAACCGACAATTACCCCCGATTTGTCTAAAGCATTGAAGAAAATAGAAAAAGAAGCCGGTAAAGAATTAAAAAATAACCTCTTGAAAGGCTTGGATAAACTATTCAAATAA
- a CDS encoding ABC transporter ATP-binding protein produces MNTLKKLQQYMGNRKALLPVSMALSALSALAGMLPYILIWFIVRELLAPGETIVSGNIETYAWWAAGLAVGSVILYFAALMASHLAAFRVESNLRREAMRKIVQMPLGFFDYNTSGRIRKIIDDNAGITHSFLAHQMPDLAATFLVPLVAAILIFSFDWRLGLACMAPVIISMIVMGFMMGTKGRQFMQSYMTALEEMNTEAVEYVRGIPVVKVFQQTIYSFKNFHKSIKNYNKMVFGYTRMWEKPMSFYTVIINGFVFFLAPLAILLIGYTGNHAPVLLNFFLFVLITPVFSQSIMKSMYLNQALGQASEAIGRLEDLVSYEKLPVPSSPKPLKDFSIQFNQVSFHYPGTTQKAIDGISFRIPQGKRVALVGASGGGKTTLARLVPRFWETSEGQVMVGNINVKDIAPNELMQHISFVFQNTKLFKTTLLENIKYGNPTATQPEVEKAVDMAQCREIIDKLPLGLNTKIGSEGTYLSGGEQQRIILARAFLKNAPIIVLDEATAFADPENEHLIQQALKELTKGKTVLMIAHRLSSVTDADNILVIDKGKVAEQGTHTELIQQQGIYNHMWNEYQQSVRWTIGKEITHA; encoded by the coding sequence ATGAATACATTAAAAAAACTTCAGCAGTACATGGGCAATCGAAAAGCACTTTTGCCCGTGTCCATGGCATTATCTGCCCTTAGTGCGCTGGCAGGTATGTTGCCGTACATACTGATCTGGTTTATTGTAAGAGAATTACTCGCCCCCGGCGAAACTATCGTTTCCGGCAATATAGAAACTTATGCGTGGTGGGCTGCCGGTCTAGCCGTGGGCAGCGTGATTCTTTACTTTGCGGCCCTGATGGCGTCACACCTGGCCGCATTCCGAGTTGAATCCAACCTGCGCCGTGAAGCCATGCGTAAAATCGTACAAATGCCCCTCGGCTTTTTCGATTACAACACCAGCGGGCGCATCCGTAAAATCATTGATGACAACGCGGGAATCACCCACAGTTTCCTGGCCCACCAAATGCCCGACCTGGCAGCCACGTTCCTCGTTCCACTCGTTGCGGCCATACTCATCTTTTCATTTGACTGGCGACTCGGCCTTGCCTGCATGGCTCCCGTCATTATATCCATGATCGTGATGGGATTCATGATGGGTACCAAAGGACGGCAATTCATGCAAAGCTACATGACCGCCCTCGAAGAAATGAACACGGAGGCCGTGGAATACGTGAGAGGAATTCCCGTGGTGAAAGTTTTCCAGCAAACCATCTACTCGTTCAAGAACTTTCACAAAAGCATCAAAAACTATAATAAAATGGTATTCGGCTACACTCGAATGTGGGAAAAGCCCATGTCATTCTACACCGTCATTATCAATGGTTTCGTGTTCTTTCTAGCCCCTCTGGCTATCCTGTTGATCGGGTACACGGGAAATCACGCCCCGGTGTTACTCAATTTTTTCCTGTTCGTCCTCATCACCCCAGTCTTCTCTCAAAGTATCATGAAAAGCATGTATTTAAACCAAGCCTTGGGACAAGCGAGTGAGGCTATCGGACGTCTCGAAGACCTAGTTTCTTACGAGAAACTCCCCGTTCCGTCCTCCCCGAAACCGTTAAAAGACTTCAGTATTCAATTTAATCAAGTATCATTCCACTACCCGGGAACGACACAAAAAGCAATCGACGGGATCAGTTTCAGAATTCCCCAGGGGAAAAGAGTTGCCCTCGTCGGAGCATCAGGCGGGGGAAAAACCACCCTGGCCCGACTCGTTCCCCGCTTTTGGGAAACCTCGGAAGGCCAAGTGATGGTGGGCAATATCAACGTGAAAGACATCGCCCCGAACGAATTGATGCAACATATATCATTTGTATTCCAGAACACGAAATTATTCAAAACGACCCTACTTGAAAACATTAAATACGGCAATCCCACGGCCACGCAGCCCGAAGTCGAGAAAGCCGTGGACATGGCCCAATGCCGGGAAATCATCGATAAACTTCCCCTTGGACTGAACACGAAAATAGGCTCGGAAGGGACATACCTTTCCGGGGGCGAACAACAACGTATCATACTAGCCCGTGCTTTCTTGAAAAACGCTCCCATTATCGTACTCGACGAGGCAACCGCTTTTGCCGATCCGGAAAACGAACACTTAATACAACAAGCCCTGAAAGAACTGACCAAAGGAAAAACCGTGCTGATGATCGCTCACCGTTTGTCGAGTGTAACCGATGCCGACAATATCCTGGTCATAGATAAAGGAAAAGTAGCAGAACAGGGAACACACACCGAATTAATCCAACAACAAGGGATTTACAATCATATGTGGAACGAATACCAGCAATCCGTTCGCTGGACTATTGGAAAGGAGATCACTCATGCTTAA
- a CDS encoding IS256 family transposase, which produces MEFTHEQISEIISEITNGELGLQGLVKQGLESLMLSERDLHNETRGDVSNGFRGRRVCHGGKVFELRVPRSRNNHFYPMLLGVLKDQEEEAQKLVSSLYCSGLTTEQVGKIYEQFYGKHYSKSQVSRLLNTAREDVNAWLGRELDNRYPIIYIDATYVLTRRDDSVSNEAYYTVLGVKEDRTREVLAVVNFPTESATNWKDVFEDLKERGVAVIDLLVCDGLPGIENVLAETFPKADLQLCTVHLKRNIAGKVKPRDKKQVMEELKQVCAPDQWEISPEKAFEKFKEFIARWQKSYPVLKRYCHDRYRFYFTYFKYEREIRGMIYTTNWIERLNRDYKRVINMRGAMPNPQAVILLMGTVAQNADIYKYPIYNFLESRLFY; this is translated from the coding sequence ATGGAATTTACACATGAACAAATCTCGGAAATAATTTCCGAAATCACAAACGGTGAACTAGGTTTACAAGGCTTGGTTAAACAAGGTTTAGAGAGTTTAATGTTATCGGAACGTGATCTTCATAACGAGACACGTGGTGACGTGAGTAACGGTTTTCGTGGTCGTCGAGTATGTCATGGCGGTAAGGTCTTCGAGCTTCGGGTCCCGCGTAGTCGTAACAACCATTTTTACCCGATGTTACTGGGGGTGCTAAAAGACCAGGAAGAAGAGGCTCAAAAGCTAGTGAGTAGCCTTTATTGCAGCGGTTTAACCACGGAACAGGTGGGTAAAATTTACGAGCAATTTTACGGCAAACATTACAGTAAAAGCCAGGTTAGCCGCTTGTTGAACACGGCCCGCGAGGATGTAAATGCCTGGCTAGGTCGTGAACTGGATAATCGTTACCCGATAATTTACATCGATGCCACCTATGTCCTCACCCGTCGTGATGATTCCGTTTCCAACGAGGCTTACTACACGGTTTTGGGGGTGAAAGAAGACCGAACCCGCGAGGTGCTGGCCGTGGTGAATTTCCCCACGGAAAGTGCCACGAACTGGAAGGACGTGTTTGAAGACCTCAAGGAAAGAGGCGTGGCCGTGATTGATCTCCTGGTGTGTGATGGATTGCCCGGTATTGAAAACGTGCTGGCAGAAACCTTTCCAAAAGCAGATTTACAATTATGTACCGTGCACCTGAAGAGGAATATAGCTGGGAAAGTCAAGCCCAGGGACAAGAAACAGGTCATGGAAGAACTCAAGCAGGTTTGCGCTCCCGACCAGTGGGAGATCTCCCCGGAAAAGGCTTTCGAAAAATTTAAAGAGTTTATTGCCAGGTGGCAGAAAAGTTATCCCGTTTTGAAAAGATATTGCCACGACAGGTACAGGTTCTATTTCACCTACTTCAAGTACGAGAGGGAAATCAGGGGGATGATTTACACCACAAACTGGATCGAAAGGCTGAACAGGGATTACAAGAGGGTCATCAACATGAGGGGCGCCATGCCAAACCCCCAAGCCGTTATTCTCCTAATGGGAACGGTAGCCCAAAATGCAGATATTTATAAATATCCTATTTATAATTTTTTAGAATCAAGATTATTTTATTGA
- a CDS encoding S41 family peptidase yields MNTSKILFSLFLVLSLLVSCEKDNNHSEDNELATRMNQFIQNNLSTFYLWYDEIPDIKPESEKDPKEYFKALLSSKDKWSLITDDANGLLEEMAGTGETYGYGLAYGRFKDSDKCFAVVQYVYPGSPAAEKLKRGDIILELNSQSFTESDLSKLTNPGTLNLGMGKQEGNVIAPSGKTVTITSRKMDADPVLITKLFERGNHKIGYLMYTNFTKTFNTSIVKAFNEFKEAGITDLILDLRYNHGGDDDASTFLCSAIVPKEKAVVGTLLSKETWNSPCQKIFESDSQYENLLNRFFVETNCNLDLPSQKVYILTSGETVSASEYTIACLKAFMDVELVGTKTYGKYVTMYAFSPQYEENGKLVADKELANWLIFPVCSRFTNIDGYPNSLEGMTPQHEVKEDLFNGIQLGDENEPLLAEALSLISGTRRMQVKGRSIETSPVFNMLPKAFNDIKSNRIIHVK; encoded by the coding sequence ATGAACACATCAAAAATTCTATTTTCTTTATTCCTTGTGCTATCTCTTTTAGTTTCCTGTGAAAAAGACAACAATCACTCGGAAGACAATGAATTAGCCACACGGATGAATCAATTCATTCAGAACAATTTATCTACATTCTACTTGTGGTATGACGAGATTCCGGACATTAAACCAGAATCAGAAAAAGACCCGAAAGAATATTTCAAGGCCCTCCTTTCCTCCAAAGACAAATGGTCCCTGATCACTGATGATGCCAACGGACTTCTAGAAGAAATGGCAGGAACAGGTGAAACTTACGGTTACGGGCTTGCTTACGGGCGATTCAAGGACAGTGATAAATGTTTTGCCGTTGTTCAATATGTCTATCCCGGTTCTCCTGCCGCCGAAAAATTGAAACGAGGAGACATTATCTTAGAATTGAACTCGCAAAGCTTTACAGAAAGCGACCTCAGCAAACTTACCAATCCCGGGACCCTCAACTTGGGAATGGGAAAACAAGAAGGGAATGTCATAGCTCCTTCGGGAAAGACTGTCACCATCACTTCCCGGAAAATGGATGCAGACCCCGTTCTTATAACCAAACTCTTCGAACGGGGAAACCACAAAATCGGCTACCTCATGTACACCAATTTCACGAAAACGTTCAATACTAGCATTGTAAAAGCCTTCAACGAATTTAAGGAAGCCGGGATTACCGATCTTATACTCGACCTCAGGTACAACCACGGAGGTGACGATGACGCCTCCACATTCCTATGCAGCGCGATTGTTCCCAAAGAAAAAGCCGTGGTAGGTACACTTCTCTCCAAAGAAACATGGAATTCGCCCTGCCAAAAAATATTCGAAAGTGATTCCCAATACGAAAACTTACTTAACAGGTTCTTCGTGGAAACCAATTGCAATCTGGATTTACCCTCCCAGAAAGTATATATCTTAACCTCTGGCGAGACTGTTTCTGCCTCCGAGTACACGATTGCCTGCCTTAAAGCATTTATGGATGTCGAACTCGTGGGAACAAAGACTTACGGAAAATACGTCACCATGTACGCTTTCTCCCCGCAATATGAAGAAAATGGGAAATTAGTGGCAGATAAAGAACTGGCCAACTGGTTAATATTTCCGGTATGCTCCCGATTCACCAATATCGACGGGTATCCCAACTCCTTGGAAGGCATGACACCCCAACACGAGGTTAAAGAGGATCTTTTCAACGGCATTCAACTTGGCGATGAAAACGAACCCTTACTGGCAGAGGCCCTATCCCTCATTTCCGGAACACGGCGAATGCAAGTAAAAGGCAGAAGCATTGAAACATCTCCTGTATTTAATATGCTCCCAAAAGCATTTAATGACATCAAAAGCAATCGGATAATTCACGTAAAATAA
- a CDS encoding TetR/AcrR family transcriptional regulator — MQKLKNDIRRELLKSAEELFLRKGFQKTSMREIAETAQVGLGNIYNYFSGKDDLFCSIVYPVTHAFERMLEKHHGHYGADVMEILSEVYLREAVDEYIVLIRRYRELMILLLFRAQGSSLANFRESFTDRSTELVKEWFSEMKYRYPVLNVTVSDFFIHLHSVWMFTLFEEIIMHKIEDQEIEQIVAEYVKFEITGWRDILKI, encoded by the coding sequence ATGCAAAAGTTGAAGAATGACATCAGAAGAGAGCTGTTGAAGTCCGCGGAAGAATTGTTTCTACGAAAAGGATTTCAGAAAACGTCCATGCGTGAAATTGCCGAGACGGCGCAAGTCGGGTTGGGAAATATTTATAATTATTTTAGTGGTAAGGATGACCTTTTTTGCTCGATCGTGTATCCCGTTACCCATGCTTTTGAGCGGATGCTGGAAAAGCATCACGGGCATTACGGGGCTGATGTGATGGAGATATTGAGCGAGGTTTATCTTCGGGAGGCGGTTGACGAGTATATCGTGCTGATTCGTCGCTACCGGGAATTGATGATCTTGTTGTTGTTCCGGGCTCAGGGATCATCCCTTGCGAATTTCCGGGAAAGTTTTACCGATCGTTCCACTGAGTTGGTGAAAGAGTGGTTTTCGGAAATGAAATACAGGTATCCCGTTCTGAACGTGACGGTTTCCGATTTTTTTATCCATCTTCATTCCGTGTGGATGTTTACTTTGTTCGAGGAAATTATCATGCATAAGATAGAGGATCAGGAAATTGAGCAAATCGTGGCCGAGTACGTTAAGTTCGAGATTACCGGGTGGCGGGATATATTGAAAATATAG